In a single window of the Clarias gariepinus isolate MV-2021 ecotype Netherlands chromosome 16, CGAR_prim_01v2, whole genome shotgun sequence genome:
- the higd2a gene encoding HIG1 domain family member 2A, mitochondrial gives MAAAPGSVGRASARENSSSVAAAFDLSEPPVIDGFSPLPRPREEGFRDKFIRKTKENPFVPIGCLGTAGALMYGLRAFKQGKTRQSQLLMRTRIFAQGFTVVAIIVGVAAAAMKPRQ, from the exons ATGGCGGCAGCGCCCGGGTCTGTAGGACGAGCCTCAGCGCGAGAAAACTCTTCGTCTGTCGCCGCTGCTTTTGACTTGTCCGAGCCGCCGGTTATAGACGGCTTCAGTCCTCTCCCGCGTCCCAGAGAGGAGGGCTTCAGAGACAAATTCATCCGGAAAACCAAGGAAAACCCGTTTGTCCCTATCG GTTGCCTGGGCACCGCGGGAGCACTGATGTACGGTCTCCGCGCCTTTAAACAGGGGAAGACCCGCCAGTCCCAGTTGCTCATGCGCACTCGGATCTTCGCCCAAGGGTTCACCGTCGTCGCCATTATCGTGGGCGTCGCAGCAGCGGCAATGAAACCCAGACAGTAA